DNA from Triticum aestivum cultivar Chinese Spring chromosome 7D, IWGSC CS RefSeq v2.1, whole genome shotgun sequence:
TTCAGGGAAAAATAGGAGGTGGAGATAGCTGCTAGTTGTTTTCCAAAAAGCGCCTCATGGCAAAGTTAGAAGAGGCTGCTTAACTTGGAGAAATTGGCACAGGCTAATCAAGTTTGGGGAAAATTTACATTTCTCCCATTGTGTATAACTCCCTCCAGTGGCAAAAGAATGGCATTCTGGATATCGGTGCTGTCCTCTAGCACTAACTTCTACTGCTAATTTGTCTTATATTCATCAGTAATATTACAAAGTACTTTACTCATAATACATGGAAAGGGGTGTAACTAATTTTTTTACAATTTGATTTTCAGGAGCTAAAGTAGAGGCACCATCTTCTGGAGAGAAAAAGAATTACCGCTTTAGATCAGATGTGCCTTCCGCACCTTCTCATAATGCTGTTGGAGGGCCAGCTTCACAGCTTCCCAAGCGCAAACCACTATCTGAGGAAGAGATTGAAGCTATCATGGTAAGTTCTTTGTTTACAGATGCTGAAATACAAAGCAATATACATTGTATGGTTATGCTTAAGGTATTTGGCATGCTGTACCTAGAAACCAATTTTATCCAATGCTTATGTGTAGTGTGGACCCATGTTAAATTGTACATGAAATTTGCAGAATGACTGTAGTGTGTAGCCATGTTAAATTGTACATGAGATTTGCAGAATGATTGTGTAGTGTACTACAGTACTAGTATGGACACATGTGTTTGTTGGTTCAGCCTAAAGATAGTGGCAAATGCTTGTCAATTACCCATGCATAATCAATCTTCATCGTTGTTCCTAATCTGTTGTTGGTCTTTGTAGAGTAGTAATTTTTGTACCTTTTTAACTAGCTAATTAGTATCACCTCTGTTCCGAATTATAAGACGTTTTGGATATTTcagtatggactacatacggactgaaacgagtgaacaaacacacgcgtctatatacatccgattcagaaaaaagttagaacagCTTATAATTCAGAACGGAGAGAGTAGACAGTAGACAGAAGTCACAGGTTGCACTTGCTACTTAGTAGACAGGACTCCAGGAGTAGATACTTACTCAGTTGTCTCTATACTGTATGTACCATGGTGACCCGCTAGCTTTTCAGTCTCCTTCCATTTAGTTATACCGCTTGCCAATAACTTGCATGTAAAAAAAGGGACAAAGGTTGTTAAGTCCATCAATCCCCACCATAAGTCCATGGCATTGAACGAACTCCTGAATGCGCGTGGTTCATTGGCAGCTATTTGTTTTATTTTGCGTCATTGTAAAGTACTccatctg
Protein-coding regions in this window:
- the LOC123164065 gene encoding uncharacterized protein; the protein is MPRIPMIRFPKRHLKVPSPAAAQPADQHATLMSRLGAKVEAPSSGEKKNYRFRSDVPSAPSHNAVGGPASQLPKRKPLSEEEIEAIMQGGVF